From the Pseudoroseomonas cervicalis genome, one window contains:
- the cydD gene encoding thiol reductant ABC exporter subunit CydD, with product MALRDAPSPPLDLPPAPAEARPAAPAAASPAVAAKPPRRRIALPAAARRGALLQALAGAFWLPQAALLAWAIQRLAEGGGFDAVLWPAAGVALLGLARAALEARGGRMLFAAGRAMLGGLRARALAALAARSPLDATRPASGTAASVLAEQADAVLPYLLRFRAARLRATLLPPLILLAILPFSWLAALALLLAAPLIPLFMALIGWRAQAASEAQMLELGGMNGFLLDRLRGLASIRALGAVEATATRLRAQAESLRARTMAVLRIAFLSSTVLELFSALGVALVAVYVGFHLLGQAGPGAWGGRLSLGEGLFILLLAPAFFEPLREMCGAWHDRAAGEAALAALERLAEDAAPLPAALVRAPRLAPAPPSALSAEGLVFRHAGAAAPALSGLTLDIAAGEHVALLGPSGAGKSTLLALLAGLAVPERGVVRLDGAPMDEAHAAALRRRIAWVGQRPHLFAGSLRANVTLGRPEIGGDAAHRALRLAGLGAVAARGESLGDAALGEGGAGLSGGEALRLALARALADPAATLVLADEPTAHLDAATAAFLTETLLALCQGRTLLLATHDPALAARMDRVITL from the coding sequence TTGGCCTTGCGTGACGCCCCCTCCCCGCCCCTCGACCTGCCGCCGGCCCCGGCGGAGGCGCGCCCGGCCGCCCCGGCGGCAGCATCGCCCGCGGTGGCGGCGAAGCCGCCGCGCCGCCGCATCGCCCTGCCCGCCGCCGCGCGGCGCGGGGCGCTGCTGCAGGCGCTGGCCGGGGCCTTCTGGCTGCCGCAGGCGGCGCTGCTGGCCTGGGCCATCCAGCGCCTGGCCGAGGGCGGCGGCTTCGATGCCGTGTTGTGGCCGGCCGCCGGCGTGGCGCTGCTGGGCCTCGCCCGCGCCGCGCTGGAGGCCAGGGGCGGGCGCATGCTGTTCGCCGCCGGCCGCGCCATGCTGGGCGGGCTGCGGGCCCGGGCGCTGGCGGCGCTGGCCGCGCGCTCGCCGCTGGATGCCACCCGCCCCGCCTCCGGCACCGCCGCCAGCGTGCTGGCCGAGCAGGCCGATGCGGTGCTGCCCTATCTGCTGCGCTTCCGCGCCGCGCGGCTGCGCGCCACCCTGCTGCCGCCGCTGATCCTGCTGGCGATCCTGCCCTTCTCCTGGCTCGCCGCCCTGGCGCTGCTGCTGGCGGCGCCGCTGATCCCGCTCTTCATGGCGCTGATCGGCTGGCGCGCCCAGGCGGCATCCGAGGCGCAGATGCTCGAACTCGGCGGCATGAACGGTTTTCTGTTGGATCGGCTGCGCGGGCTGGCCAGCATCCGGGCGCTCGGCGCCGTCGAGGCCACCGCGACCCGGCTGCGCGCCCAGGCCGAGAGCCTGCGCGCCCGTACCATGGCCGTGCTGCGCATCGCCTTCCTCTCCTCCACCGTGCTGGAGCTGTTCTCGGCGCTCGGTGTCGCGCTGGTCGCCGTCTATGTCGGCTTCCACCTGCTGGGCCAGGCGGGCCCGGGCGCCTGGGGCGGGCGGCTCTCGCTTGGCGAGGGGCTGTTCATCCTGCTGCTGGCGCCCGCCTTCTTCGAGCCGCTGCGCGAGATGTGCGGCGCCTGGCATGACCGCGCCGCCGGCGAGGCCGCGCTCGCCGCGCTGGAGCGGCTGGCCGAGGATGCGGCGCCGCTGCCCGCCGCCCTGGTGCGGGCGCCCAGGCTGGCCCCGGCGCCGCCCTCCGCCCTCTCGGCCGAGGGGCTGGTGTTCCGCCATGCCGGCGCGGCCGCGCCGGCGCTCTCCGGCCTCACCCTCGACATCGCCGCCGGCGAGCATGTCGCGCTGCTGGGGCCGAGCGGGGCGGGCAAATCCACCTTGCTGGCGCTGCTGGCGGGGCTGGCCGTGCCGGAGCGGGGCGTGGTGCGGCTGGATGGCGCGCCGATGGACGAGGCCCACGCCGCCGCACTGCGCCGGCGCATCGCCTGGGTCGGGCAGCGGCCGCATCTCTTCGCCGGCTCGCTGCGCGCCAATGTCACGCTCGGCCGGCCGGAGATCGGTGGCGACGCCGCGCATCGGGCGCTGCGCCTGGCCGGGCTCGGCGCCGTGGCCGCGCGGGGCGAGAGCCTGGGCGATGCCGCGCTGGGCGAGGGCGGCGCCGGCCTGTCGGGCGGCGAGGCGCTGCGCCTGGCGCTGGCCCGCGCTTTGGCCGACCCCGCCGCGACGCTGGTGCTGGCCGATGAGCCCACCGCGCATCTGGACGCCGCCACGGCCGCCTTCCTGACCGAGACGCTGCTGGCGCTGTGCCAGGGCCGCACCCTGCTGCTGGCGACCCACGACCCCGCGCTGGCCGCGCGCATGGACCGGGTGATCACGCTATGA
- a CDS encoding ATP-binding cassette domain-containing protein: MTGFAAFRPVLSLFWRAQRGRLLLGAALAGLTLLAAVALLGLSGWFITATALAGLSATGAIGFDVFRPGAGIRALALLRTGGRYGERLVTHDATLAVLAALRERLFRGWATPGAARALLARPARLLFRLTADVDALDGLYLRILVPLAGLLTVALGSGLALGLLHPALGAGLALLLLAAGLGLAALAMRAAARPARRRAHAAEALRARSIDLLSGQAELLLAGRLPARHDAVLAAEARLAEAEDALHRVETRAGFSFSLAALAALTFTLLAAGALVEVQAITAPQAALAVLVAFAAAEPFGALRRGAVEAGRTLLAARRLAPRLAPVAGPPALPRPAPGLALSLDRVTAGHEGAAAPVLREISLCLAQGERVAVIGASGAGKSTLLALLAGEAAPWIGEVAAQPATLLTQRTELFQDDVRGNLLLADPAADTARLWRALEDAGLAGHVAGLPEGLETRLGEGGAGLSGGQSRRLALARLLLRDAPLWLLDEPTEGLDAALARDVLARLGARAAGRSLLVATHLRREAELADRLLLLEGGRIAACHRRGEPGFAAALASLRPD, translated from the coding sequence ATGACCGGCTTCGCCGCCTTCCGCCCCGTCCTCTCCCTGTTCTGGCGCGCCCAGCGCGGCCGGCTGCTGCTGGGGGCTGCGCTCGCCGGCCTGACGCTGCTGGCCGCCGTCGCGCTGCTCGGCCTGTCGGGCTGGTTCATCACCGCGACGGCGCTGGCCGGGCTGTCGGCGACGGGCGCCATCGGCTTCGACGTGTTCCGCCCCGGCGCCGGCATCCGCGCGCTGGCGCTGCTGCGCACCGGCGGCCGCTATGGCGAGCGGCTGGTGACGCATGACGCGACGCTGGCCGTGCTGGCCGCCCTGCGCGAGCGGCTGTTCCGCGGCTGGGCTACGCCCGGCGCCGCCCGCGCGCTGCTGGCCCGCCCGGCCCGGCTGCTGTTCCGCCTGACCGCCGATGTCGATGCGCTGGACGGGCTTTATTTGCGCATCCTGGTGCCGCTGGCGGGTCTGCTGACGGTGGCGCTGGGCAGCGGGCTGGCGCTCGGCCTGCTGCATCCGGCGCTTGGCGCCGGGCTGGCGCTGCTGCTGCTGGCGGCGGGGCTTGGCCTGGCGGCCCTGGCGATGCGCGCCGCCGCCCGGCCCGCCCGCCGCCGCGCCCATGCCGCCGAGGCGCTGCGGGCGCGCAGCATCGACCTGCTCTCCGGCCAGGCGGAGCTGCTGCTGGCCGGCCGCCTGCCCGCCCGCCACGATGCCGTGCTGGCGGCCGAGGCGCGGCTGGCTGAGGCGGAGGACGCGCTGCACCGGGTCGAGACCCGCGCCGGCTTCAGCTTCTCGCTGGCCGCGCTGGCGGCGCTGACCTTCACGCTGCTGGCCGCCGGCGCGCTGGTGGAGGTGCAAGCGATCACCGCGCCGCAGGCGGCGCTGGCCGTGCTGGTGGCCTTCGCCGCCGCCGAGCCCTTCGGCGCGCTGCGCCGCGGCGCGGTGGAGGCCGGCCGCACCCTGCTGGCGGCGCGCCGGCTGGCGCCGCGCCTGGCGCCGGTGGCCGGGCCCCCTGCCCTGCCGCGCCCCGCGCCCGGCCTGGCGCTGTCGCTCGACCGGGTCACCGCCGGGCATGAGGGCGCCGCCGCGCCGGTGCTGCGCGAGATCTCCCTGTGCCTGGCGCAGGGCGAGCGCGTGGCGGTGATCGGCGCCAGCGGCGCCGGCAAATCCACCCTGCTGGCGCTGCTGGCCGGCGAGGCCGCGCCCTGGATAGGCGAAGTCGCCGCGCAGCCGGCGACGCTGCTGACCCAGCGCACCGAGCTGTTCCAGGACGATGTGCGCGGCAACCTGCTGCTGGCCGACCCCGCCGCCGACACCGCGCGGCTGTGGCGGGCGCTGGAGGATGCCGGGCTGGCCGGGCATGTCGCCGGCCTGCCCGAGGGGCTGGAGACGCGCCTCGGCGAGGGCGGCGCCGGCCTGTCCGGCGGCCAGTCGCGCCGCCTGGCGCTGGCCCGGCTGCTGCTGCGCGACGCGCCGCTCTGGCTGCTGGACGAGCCGACCGAGGGGCTAGACGCCGCGCTGGCGCGCGACGTGCTGGCGCGGCTCGGCGCCCGCGCCGCCGGGCGGAGCCTGCTGGTCGCCACCCATCTGCGGCGCGAGGCCGAGCTGGCCGACCGCCTGCTGCTGCTGGAGGGCGGCCGCATCGCCGCCTGCCACCGGCGCGGCGAGCCCGGCTTCGCCGCCGCCCTCGCCTCGCTGCGGCCGGACTGA
- a CDS encoding cytochrome ubiquinol oxidase subunit I, with the protein MELDVVSLSRLQFALTALYHFLFVPLTIGLSILLAIMETVYVMTGRTIWRDMTRFWGTLFGINFVLGVATGLTMEFQFGMNWSYYSHYVGDIFGAPLAIEGLMAFFLEATFVGLFFFGWDRLSKLGHLAATWAVALGSNFSALWILIANGWMQNPVGAAFNPETMRMEVTDFWAVLFNPVAQAKFVHTVSAGYVTAAIFVLGVSAWYLLKGRHVALARRSMTVAASFGLAASLSVVVLGDESGYLATEHQQMKLAAIEAMWETEAAPAAFTAFGFPDQAARETHFAIHIPAVMGLIATRSLNTEVPGIKELVERAELRVRQGILAYDALQQIRALPRGAAVPESLKLVFEANGRQLGYAYLLRRYVEDPRQASEAQIAQAAWDTVPQVAPLFWSFRIMVGLGMFFILLTATFFYLSARHRLDRYRWLLWVAVWSIPLPWIAAELGWIVAEYGRQPWIIEGVLPTAMAVSHLGVTEVLLTIAGFTLFYSVLAVVEMGLMLKAIRKGPEPSLPAPFPPRPAHGAVAAE; encoded by the coding sequence ATGGAACTCGACGTCGTTTCCCTGTCGCGGCTGCAATTCGCGCTGACCGCGCTCTACCATTTCCTCTTCGTCCCGCTGACGATCGGCCTGTCGATCCTGCTGGCGATCATGGAAACCGTCTATGTGATGACGGGCCGCACCATCTGGCGCGACATGACGCGCTTCTGGGGCACGCTGTTCGGCATCAATTTCGTGCTCGGCGTGGCCACCGGTCTGACCATGGAATTCCAGTTCGGCATGAACTGGAGCTACTACAGCCACTATGTCGGCGACATCTTCGGCGCGCCGCTGGCGATCGAAGGGCTGATGGCCTTCTTCCTGGAAGCCACCTTCGTCGGCCTGTTCTTCTTCGGCTGGGACAGGCTGTCGAAGCTCGGCCATCTGGCGGCGACCTGGGCCGTGGCGCTGGGATCGAACTTCTCCGCGCTGTGGATCCTGATCGCCAATGGCTGGATGCAGAACCCGGTCGGCGCCGCCTTCAACCCCGAGACGATGCGCATGGAGGTGACGGATTTCTGGGCGGTGCTGTTCAACCCCGTCGCCCAGGCGAAATTCGTCCACACCGTCTCGGCCGGCTATGTCACCGCGGCGATCTTCGTGCTCGGTGTCTCCGCCTGGTATCTGCTGAAGGGTCGGCATGTGGCGCTGGCGCGCCGCTCGATGACGGTCGCCGCCTCCTTCGGCCTCGCCGCCTCGCTCTCCGTCGTCGTGCTCGGCGATGAGAGCGGCTATCTGGCGACCGAGCACCAGCAGATGAAGCTCGCCGCCATCGAGGCGATGTGGGAGACCGAAGCAGCGCCGGCCGCCTTCACCGCCTTCGGCTTCCCCGACCAGGCGGCGCGGGAGACGCATTTCGCCATCCATATCCCCGCCGTGATGGGGCTGATCGCCACGCGCTCGCTCAACACCGAGGTGCCGGGCATCAAGGAGCTGGTCGAGCGGGCGGAGCTGCGGGTGCGCCAGGGCATCCTGGCCTATGACGCCCTGCAGCAGATCCGTGCCTTGCCGCGCGGCGCCGCGGTGCCGGAAAGCCTGAAGCTGGTCTTCGAGGCGAATGGAAGGCAGCTCGGCTATGCCTATCTGCTCCGCCGCTATGTCGAGGATCCGCGCCAGGCAAGCGAGGCGCAGATCGCCCAGGCGGCCTGGGACACGGTGCCGCAGGTGGCGCCGCTCTTCTGGTCCTTCCGTATCATGGTCGGGCTCGGCATGTTCTTCATCCTGCTGACCGCGACCTTCTTCTATCTGTCGGCGCGGCACCGGCTGGATCGCTATCGCTGGCTGCTCTGGGTCGCGGTGTGGAGCATTCCGCTGCCCTGGATCGCCGCCGAGCTGGGCTGGATCGTCGCCGAATATGGCCGCCAGCCCTGGATCATCGAGGGCGTGCTGCCCACCGCCATGGCGGTCTCGCATCTCGGCGTGACCGAGGTGCTGCTGACCATCGCCGGCTTCACCCTGTTCTACAGCGTGCTGGCGGTGGTCGAGATGGGGCTGATGCTGAAGGCCATCCGCAAGGGGCCCGAGCCCAGCCTGCCCGCCCCCTTCCCGCCCCGCCCGGCGCATGGCGCCGTGGCCGCGGAGTGA
- the cydB gene encoding cytochrome d ubiquinol oxidase subunit II codes for MILHELIDYPTLRLIWWALLGVLLIGFAVTDGFDLGVGALLPFVGRSDGERRVAINAIGATWEGNQVWLILGGGAIFAAWPPLYAVSFSGFYLAMFVVLAALILRPVGFKYRGKREDPRWRSAWDWALFTGGFVPALIFGVAVGNVLQGVPFYLTPEYGIRYEGSFFGLLNPFALLCGLLSLSMLVMHGGAWLSLKASGVVAERGRRYGSVAALLALVLFALCGALVAGGVIGGYRITSPIDMAGPSAPLLKSVTREGASWMANYATHPWMIAAPVSGFVGLIGALLGLRAGREVSTLLFSKLANFGIIATAGVSMFPFLLPSSLDPRSSLTVWDSSSSHLTLFIMLVATVIFLPLILAYTAWVYRVLWGKVSEDSLAKSVDSY; via the coding sequence ATGATCCTGCATGAACTGATCGACTACCCGACGCTGCGGCTGATCTGGTGGGCGCTGCTCGGCGTGCTGCTGATCGGCTTCGCGGTGACCGACGGCTTCGATCTCGGCGTCGGCGCGCTGCTGCCCTTCGTCGGCCGCAGCGATGGCGAAAGGCGTGTCGCGATCAACGCCATCGGCGCCACCTGGGAAGGCAACCAGGTCTGGCTGATCCTCGGTGGTGGCGCCATCTTCGCCGCCTGGCCGCCGCTCTACGCGGTGTCCTTCTCGGGCTTCTACCTCGCCATGTTCGTGGTGCTGGCGGCGCTGATCCTGCGGCCGGTGGGCTTCAAGTATCGCGGCAAGCGCGAGGATCCGCGCTGGCGCAGCGCCTGGGACTGGGCGCTGTTCACCGGCGGCTTCGTGCCCGCGCTGATCTTCGGCGTGGCGGTCGGCAATGTGCTGCAGGGCGTGCCCTTCTACCTGACGCCGGAATACGGCATCCGCTATGAGGGCAGCTTCTTCGGCCTGTTGAACCCCTTCGCCCTGCTCTGCGGGCTTCTGTCGCTGAGCATGCTGGTGATGCATGGCGGCGCCTGGCTGTCGCTGAAGGCAAGTGGTGTGGTGGCCGAGCGCGGCCGCCGCTATGGCAGCGTCGCCGCGCTGCTGGCCCTTGTCCTGTTCGCGCTGTGCGGCGCGCTGGTGGCGGGAGGGGTGATCGGCGGCTACCGCATCACCAGCCCGATCGACATGGCCGGCCCCTCAGCCCCGCTGCTGAAGAGCGTGACGCGGGAGGGCGCCAGCTGGATGGCCAACTACGCCACCCATCCCTGGATGATCGCAGCGCCCGTCTCGGGTTTCGTGGGCCTCATCGGCGCGCTGCTCGGCCTGCGCGCGGGGCGGGAGGTCAGCACGCTGCTGTTCAGCAAGCTGGCCAATTTCGGCATCATCGCCACGGCGGGCGTGTCGATGTTTCCCTTCCTGCTGCCCTCCTCGCTGGATCCGCGCTCCAGCCTGACGGTGTGGGACAGCTCCTCCTCGCATCTGACGCTGTTCATCATGCTGGTCGCCACGGTGATCTTCCTGCCGCTGATCCTGGCCTACACCGCCTGGGTGTACCGGGTGCTGTGGGGCAAGGTCAGTGAGGACAGCCTGGCGAAAAGCGTCGACAGCTACTGA
- the cydX gene encoding cytochrome bd-I oxidase subunit CydX: MWYFAWLLGLPLAAAFAVLNAMWFELMEQGGIEPQE, from the coding sequence ATGTGGTATTTCGCCTGGCTGCTCGGCCTGCCCCTGGCCGCCGCCTTCGCCGTGCTCAACGCCATGTGGTTCGAGCTGATGGAACAGGGCGGCATCGAGCCGCAGGAATGA
- a CDS encoding metalloregulator ArsR/SmtB family transcription factor yields the protein MQGLGTDIPMAKMEARATEAADLLRLLANERRLVLLCHLIREGEITVGGLAERLGLSQPALSQHLGRLREDGLVATRRSGTTIHYRLADERVLRVLRVLHELFCH from the coding sequence ATGCAGGGCCTGGGCACCGACATTCCCATGGCGAAGATGGAAGCGCGCGCCACGGAGGCGGCCGATCTGCTGCGTCTGCTGGCGAATGAGCGGCGGCTGGTGCTGCTGTGCCATCTGATCCGCGAGGGCGAGATCACGGTAGGGGGGCTGGCGGAGCGGCTGGGCCTGTCGCAGCCGGCGCTGTCGCAGCATCTGGGCAGGCTGCGCGAGGATGGGCTGGTGGCGACCCGCCGCAGCGGCACCACCATCCATTACCGCCTGGCCGATGAGCGCGTGCTGCGCGTGTTGCGTGTGCTGCACGAGCTGTTCTGCCACTGA
- a CDS encoding peroxidase-related enzyme (This protein belongs to a clade of uncharacterized proteins related to peroxidases such as the alkylhydroperoxidase AhpD.) codes for MTRFTMQEVGWEPRLPPVELDSATPAQRAALEACPPAQRHSVYFRTLVHDPGSLGERGALFTKVMYAPKGLPRAERELATAIVSIVNGCIYCTSVHARRFVELSKQEAVMQALLEQGIDTDALDARQRAIVDYSAKLTAAPQAMTAADLAPLRAAGLGDLEILDLIHAIAMFANANRLMQSLGRSVPPEDK; via the coding sequence ATGACCCGCTTCACCATGCAGGAGGTCGGCTGGGAACCCCGCCTGCCGCCGGTCGAGCTGGACAGCGCCACCCCGGCGCAGCGCGCGGCGCTGGAAGCCTGCCCGCCGGCGCAGCGGCACTCGGTCTATTTCCGCACCCTGGTGCACGACCCGGGCTCGCTCGGCGAACGCGGCGCGCTCTTCACCAAGGTGATGTACGCGCCGAAAGGCCTGCCACGCGCCGAACGCGAACTGGCCACCGCCATCGTCTCCATCGTCAATGGCTGCATCTACTGCACCTCCGTCCATGCCCGCCGCTTCGTCGAGCTGAGCAAGCAGGAAGCGGTGATGCAGGCGCTGCTGGAGCAGGGCATCGACACCGACGCGCTGGATGCGCGGCAGCGCGCCATCGTCGACTATTCGGCGAAGCTGACGGCGGCGCCGCAGGCGATGACGGCCGCCGATCTGGCGCCGCTGCGCGCGGCCGGGCTCGGTGATCTGGAGATCCTCGACCTCATCCACGCCATCGCCATGTTCGCCAATGCCAACCGGCTGATGCAGTCGCTGGGGCGGTCGGTGCCGCCAGAGGACAAGTAG
- a CDS encoding CMD domain-containing protein: MTETQLALRDIPDLAEHLLGLAPEAPLGALRRQRADILKHEEGAYRELVLAPEPGHVSLAERAALALRGALIEGDAALAAHYRALLAAHGDAALSEAAELFPAPAGEGRLPALFRYADMVARHPEACEQADIDRLRGFGLSAQDIVAVTQLVAFIPYQVRLLAGLRQLQQESAA, translated from the coding sequence ATGACCGAGACCCAGCTCGCGCTGCGCGACATTCCCGACCTCGCCGAGCATCTGCTCGGCCTCGCGCCGGAGGCACCGCTCGGCGCGCTGCGCCGCCAGCGCGCCGACATCCTGAAGCATGAGGAAGGCGCCTATCGCGAGCTGGTGCTCGCGCCCGAGCCCGGCCATGTCTCCCTGGCCGAGCGCGCGGCGCTCGCCCTGCGCGGCGCCCTGATCGAGGGCGATGCGGCGCTCGCCGCGCATTACCGCGCCCTGCTCGCCGCCCATGGCGATGCGGCGCTGAGCGAGGCCGCGGAACTCTTCCCGGCCCCGGCGGGGGAGGGGCGCCTGCCCGCCCTGTTCCGCTATGCCGACATGGTCGCGCGCCATCCGGAAGCCTGCGAACAGGCGGATATCGACCGGCTGCGCGGCTTCGGCCTCTCCGCCCAGGACATCGTGGCGGTGACCCAGCTTGTCGCCTTCATCCCCTATCAGGTCCGGCTGCTGGCCGGGCTGCGCCAGCTGCAGCAGGAGAGCGCCGCATGA
- a CDS encoding ABC transporter substrate-binding protein, with translation MQRRDLLPFLAGLGLAPVLLPASLRAQPGAARRLSIAFGDPVSSLDPQLNNFAGDRSVDVHFFDLLIENRDGGLQPACLATAWRTLEPALWEFTLRQGVTWHDGRPFTAEDVVYSYNRAPSVPGSTASFAGYLRTVAEVKAIDAHTLHVRTREVNPLLPLNLASVHIVSRHATEGASNADFNSGKAVIGTGPYRFLAYTPGDRVRMRRNEAYWGRKPEWAEVDYRYIPNAAARTAALLAGDVDVIDKVSVSDLAQLRGRDDVRLYAYPGLRMLLLQPSFSPSPSRFALSHDGQPLPRNPLLDVRVRRALSIAVNREALCERLLLGTGTPTGQWMPEGSFGYDPETPVPGFDPDRARALLAEAGYPNGFQLTIHLPNDRYVLGPQAAQAIAQMWARIGVRTQVEAVPWSVYSAQVKTGDYAMTTLAWGNGTGEGSYALTNVLGSVDPSQGRGVSNWGRYANPEVDRALDEAMAEFDDAKREAILQRSVRVVAGDVGIIPLFHYQNLWAAKRGLKVTPLTSDRTAAQMVTAEG, from the coding sequence ATGCAGCGTCGTGACCTGTTGCCGTTCCTCGCCGGGCTGGGCCTGGCACCCGTCCTCCTGCCGGCCTCGCTGCGCGCGCAGCCCGGCGCGGCGCGGCGGCTGTCCATCGCCTTTGGCGATCCGGTCTCCTCCCTCGATCCGCAGCTGAACAACTTCGCCGGCGACCGCTCGGTCGATGTGCATTTCTTCGACCTGCTGATCGAGAACCGCGATGGCGGGCTGCAGCCGGCCTGCCTGGCCACCGCCTGGCGCACGCTGGAGCCGGCGCTGTGGGAATTCACCCTGCGCCAGGGCGTCACCTGGCATGACGGCAGGCCCTTCACCGCCGAGGATGTTGTCTATTCCTACAACCGCGCGCCCAGCGTGCCGGGCAGCACGGCGAGCTTCGCCGGCTATCTGCGCACCGTGGCCGAGGTGAAGGCCATCGACGCCCATACCCTGCATGTCCGCACGCGGGAGGTGAACCCGCTGCTGCCGCTGAACCTGGCCTCGGTGCACATCGTCAGCCGCCATGCGACGGAGGGCGCCAGCAATGCCGATTTCAACAGCGGCAAGGCGGTGATCGGCACCGGCCCCTATCGCTTCCTGGCCTACACGCCCGGCGACCGCGTGCGCATGCGCCGCAACGAGGCCTATTGGGGCCGCAAGCCGGAATGGGCGGAGGTCGATTACCGCTACATCCCGAACGCCGCCGCGCGCACCGCGGCGCTGCTGGCCGGCGATGTCGACGTCATCGACAAGGTCTCGGTCTCCGACCTGGCGCAGCTGCGCGGCCGCGACGATGTGCGGCTCTACGCCTATCCCGGCCTGCGCATGCTGCTGCTGCAGCCGAGTTTTTCTCCATCGCCCAGCCGCTTCGCGCTGTCGCATGACGGGCAGCCCCTGCCGCGCAACCCACTGCTGGATGTGCGGGTGCGCCGGGCGCTGTCCATCGCCGTCAACCGCGAGGCGCTGTGCGAGCGCCTGCTGCTCGGCACCGGCACGCCGACCGGTCAGTGGATGCCGGAGGGCAGCTTCGGCTACGACCCCGAAACCCCCGTGCCCGGCTTCGATCCCGACCGCGCCCGCGCCCTGCTGGCCGAGGCCGGCTATCCGAACGGCTTCCAGCTGACCATCCACCTGCCGAATGACCGCTACGTGCTGGGCCCCCAGGCGGCGCAGGCCATCGCCCAGATGTGGGCCCGCATCGGCGTGCGCACCCAGGTCGAGGCGGTGCCCTGGTCGGTCTATTCCGCCCAGGTGAAGACCGGCGACTACGCCATGACGACGCTGGCCTGGGGCAATGGCACGGGGGAGGGCAGCTACGCCCTGACCAATGTCCTGGGCAGTGTCGACCCGTCCCAGGGGCGCGGCGTCAGCAATTGGGGCCGCTACGCCAATCCCGAGGTCGACCGCGCGCTGGATGAGGCCATGGCCGAATTCGACGATGCGAAGCGCGAGGCCATCCTGCAGCGCTCCGTGCGGGTGGTGGCCGGCGATGTCGGCATCATTCCCCTGTTCCACTACCAGAATCTCTGGGCCGCGAAGCGCGGGCTGAAGGTCACGCCGCTGACCAGCGACCGCACCGCCGCCCAGATGGTCACCGCCGAAGGCTGA